Below is a window of Impatiens glandulifera chromosome 2, dImpGla2.1, whole genome shotgun sequence DNA.
ATATGGATCCTGGTCTAGATAGGAAATATTTGATATGGATGTGAATCCAGATTTCAGAAGAGATCCCATTCAGAACTAGAACTTAACACAACATAAATAGCTAAAGATATATAGTTTTGTGACTTACTATTTGGATGAAACATGCGAGAAACAAAGCGAACTGTTGGTGGCTTATTTGGATAGTCCTCGTTAAATTGAAGACTCAACTTAAACGTACCtgatgaagaaagaaaaagaataattcATTCATGCCAAAGAAAGCAgacaaccaaaatcaaacaaataatgcATTAGAAGGTAACCCTCCTGGCAGAAAATAGCAAGAATTGATGCCATGTTCAAGCCTGTTTCGAAATAAAACTATGATCTTTACTTACCTCCATCCCATGAGGTATCATCAGGTCTGGAAATTAAACCATAAACAGGTAAACAAAGTTAGAAAGATCCTAAAGCTGATAATGAAAATGGGATTTAAAAACTAACCCAAATATAACAGCATTCCATAGCATTATATTACTGTCTTGAGGAGCACCACTTATTCCAGCAGGTGGATCTTGCTGCAACCTCTTGAAGTCCCTCATCAACCTCTTCCTTGCAGAAGTTGACATCTTCACCGCCTGCAATACTAATTCATCAAAAAATGAATAAgctaactaactaattaacctATGAAAGCATGTCAAATACAAACCACATCGATTATCGATGTTATACTGTTTTATTTGGGTTAGTTTCATAGTGAAAACAAAGCAAACAGATGAACAAACCCTAGCAGCTTTACATAAAGAAAAAACATCATTTACAAGCACCCAAAACCCAGAtctagtatatatattaaactgtGATTAGAGAGGAAGCAACAAATAGATTAAAGATGCGGAAAAAGGAGTTCTTCTCACCTATAAGAAAAGTCGAATAATTTTGCAGTTTCAAGATCTGATTAGAAGCCACcgctagagagagagagagatcttgtAGAATCAATGTATCTCTATCTATCTAtcgatctatatatatatatatatatatatatatattgtctataTCGTCTGTATCGATTTAAGAAAGTGAAAATGTAAATGGTGGAGAAGGTCCCATCCAACGCTAGAATTTACAGAACAacctctctttctctctcgTCGATTTACGCTCCTCCTCTTACGTATTTCATTTTCACCCCCATTTGAAagcttattaaatattattatcttcaaagaagtaattttaattatcatcaTTTAGATTGTTAAAACAAATCAGTcgttgtagtatagtggtaagtATTCCCGCCTGTCACGCGGGTGACCCGGGTTCGATCCCCGGCAACGGCGTTTCTTTTTGCTTTTCCCCATTGCTCATTTTTCAAATGATCTTGTTCCATTGAATTGTTATCCATTTTCGGAGAATGTCGTCAATCTTCTCATCTTGTCGAGTTTTCGCACCTCCATGGTGGATGATTCAGAAGAAGACTAAGAATGTCGAATACTCTGATTTACTCAATTCCAAGAAGAAATTCCATTTCCCCTTCacattatc
It encodes the following:
- the LOC124926176 gene encoding ubiquitin-conjugating enzyme E2 2-like yields the protein MSTSARKRLMRDFKRLQQDPPAGISGAPQDSNIMLWNAVIFGPDDTSWDGGTFKLSLQFNEDYPNKPPTVRFVSRMFHPNIYADGSICLDILQNQWSPIYDVAAILTSIQSLLCDPNPNSPANSEAARMFSENKREYNRKVREVVEQSWTAD